The DNA sequence GCGGCGCGGCCGGATCAGGCGGGGGTTGCGTCCAGGTACTGGTCAGCCCAGGCAGCGATAATCCGCGCGGCCCGTGCGGCCTGCCCCTTGCCGGTCAGGAGGTGGTCGCTTCCCTCGAGCGAGACGAAGTTCCGCGGGTGCCGTGCGGTCTGGAAGATGGTGCTGGCATTCTCAATCCCCACGGTGTTGTCGGTAGGGGAGTGGAGCACCATCAGCGGCTTGTGCAGCTGCCTGATGCAGTCCGTGAGGTCCGCGTTCTCCAGGTCCTCCACGAAATGCCGGCGGATTTCCACGCGTTTGCCGCCCAGGTCCACCTCGGCGCTGCCCTCACTCAGGATCCGGTCCAGTGCGGCATCGAACACATGGGCCACGTGTTTGGGGGAGAAGGGCGCTCCCACGGTGGCAACGGCGTCCAGTTCGGGAATTTCCCGGGCAGCGGCGAGGACCGCAGCGCCGCCGAACGAATGGCCCACCAGCAGCGAGATTTCCTTCCCCTCGCTGCGCATGAATTCCGCCGCCTTCACCGTGTCCGCAACCTTGTGGCTGAAGGATCCGGCAGACCATTCCCCGGCGGAGCCGCCCAGGCCCACGTTGTCGAAACGCAGCATGCCGATGCCGCTGTCAGCCAGGGCTTTGCACATCCGTGCCGCGGAGGGGCTGTCCTTGCCCAGCGTGAAGCCGTGCGAAAAGACGCCCCAGCCTTTGACGGGGCCCTCGGGAACATCGATGATGCCGGAGAGCAGCTCTCCGGTGGAGCCGGCGAAGGACACTTTTTCGGAGCGGGACATGCTGTCCCCTTTCTGTGCGGAAAGGCTGTGCGGAAACGAACGACGGCGCCCTCCACCACGTGTGGTGGGTGACGCCGTCGGCCGTTGTGTCTGTGTTGAACGCGCCTAGATCCTGCGGG is a window from the Arthrobacter sp. NicSoilC5 genome containing:
- a CDS encoding alpha/beta hydrolase → MSRSEKVSFAGSTGELLSGIIDVPEGPVKGWGVFSHGFTLGKDSPSAARMCKALADSGIGMLRFDNVGLGGSAGEWSAGSFSHKVADTVKAAEFMRSEGKEISLLVGHSFGGAAVLAAAREIPELDAVATVGAPFSPKHVAHVFDAALDRILSEGSAEVDLGGKRVEIRRHFVEDLENADLTDCIRQLHKPLMVLHSPTDNTVGIENASTIFQTARHPRNFVSLEGSDHLLTGKGQAARAARIIAAWADQYLDATPA